In one window of Brenneria goodwinii DNA:
- a CDS encoding YbgA family protein: protein MTLDPIPVGISACLLGNPVRFDGGHKRLAFAVEQLSPYFHFEPVCPEMAVGLPVPRPALRLIKNAEGHIILRASNGSPLDVTQQMRRFSAEKVSRLHQLCGYIVCAKSPSCGMERVRVYDASQKNARKSGTGLFTQELLRQLPWLPVEEDGRLHDPGLRENFIERVYTLHELHQIWRQGLSRGALIAFHSRYKLLLLAHSQPEYRELGRFVAGIDTWESLDDFAREYRLRLMKLMAHPATRRNHTNVLMHVQGYFRRQLNSSQRQELTQLIDRYRQGVQPLLAPITLLKHYMTEYPDDYLAEQRYFEPYPEALRLRYGY, encoded by the coding sequence ATGACGTTAGATCCGATCCCGGTTGGTATAAGTGCCTGCCTGCTCGGTAATCCGGTGCGTTTTGACGGCGGGCATAAGCGCCTGGCGTTTGCTGTCGAGCAACTATCACCGTACTTCCATTTTGAACCCGTCTGTCCGGAAATGGCCGTTGGGTTGCCGGTGCCGCGTCCGGCGTTGCGGCTGATAAAAAACGCGGAAGGACACATTATCCTGCGCGCCAGCAATGGTTCGCCGCTGGATGTCACTCAACAGATGCGCCGCTTCTCCGCTGAAAAAGTCAGCCGGCTACACCAGTTGTGCGGCTACATTGTCTGCGCCAAATCGCCCAGCTGCGGTATGGAGCGCGTGAGGGTGTATGACGCGTCGCAAAAGAATGCGCGAAAAAGCGGTACGGGACTGTTTACCCAGGAACTGTTGCGTCAGCTACCCTGGCTGCCGGTGGAGGAAGATGGCCGTCTGCACGATCCGGGGCTGCGGGAAAACTTTATTGAGCGGGTTTATACCCTGCATGAATTGCATCAGATCTGGCGGCAAGGTCTAAGCCGCGGGGCGCTGATTGCGTTTCATAGCCGCTATAAATTGTTGCTGCTGGCGCATTCGCAACCCGAATATCGTGAGCTGGGGCGTTTTGTGGCCGGTATTGATACATGGGAATCGCTGGACGATTTTGCCCGGGAATACCGTCTGAGGTTGATGAAGCTGATGGCGCACCCGGCAACGCGGCGTAATCACACCAATGTGCTGATGCATGTTCAGGGCTATTTTCGCCGCCAGCTTAATTCGTCGCAGCGACAGGAACTCACCCAACTGATCGATCGCTATCGGCAGGGAGTGCAACCTCTGCTGGCGCCGATCACTTTGCTGAAGCATTACATGACGGAATATCCGGATGATTACCTTGCCGAGCAGCGTTACTTTGAGCCTTATCCGGAAGCGCTAAGGCTGCGTTACGGCTACTAA
- the kdpF gene encoding potassium-transporting ATPase subunit F (one of the components of the high-affinity ATP-driven potassium transport (or KDP) system, which catalyzes the hydrolysis of ATP coupled with the exchange of hydrogen and potassium ions) — translation MTLGILLGSLLVLLLLSYLVYALLKAENF, via the coding sequence ATGACTCTCGGCATCCTTTTGGGCAGCCTGCTGGTGCTGCTTTTATTGAGTTATCTGGTTTATGCCCTGCTGAAGGCGGAGAACTTCTGA
- the kdpA gene encoding potassium-transporting ATPase subunit KdpA: MIADVFLPIGGLLLILMLLAQPLGNVLARLIEGESGALLQKFEAGAARFLMIHHGEMHWRQYALALLTFNLLGFVVLFGLLMTQGSLPLNPENMPGLSWHLALNTAVSFVTNTNWQAYSGENTLSYLSQMAGLTVQNFLSAATGIAAAFALIRAFSRHAVDTLGNAWFDLLRITLYILLPLSLLLALFFISQGTLQNLLPYQQVTTLEGATQTLPMGPVASQEAIKLLGTNGGGFFGANSAHPFENPSELSNIVQMLAILLIPAALCFAFGKAVNDPRQGYALLSAMVLIFIVAAALTMYAEHDGNPHLLALGADSAGNLEGKETRFGVLMSSLYAVTTTATSSGAVNAMHDSFTALGGMAPMWLIQIGEVVFGGVGSGLYGMLLFVLLTVFIAGLMIGRAPEYLGKRIDVYEMKMTALAILLPPALTLLGTALAIGSEAGRSGILNPGAHGFSEVLYAVSSAANNNGSAFAGLSVNTPFYNLLLAAVMLLGRFAVMIPVLAIAGSLVVKKRQPENRGSLSTRGPLFIGMLIAVILLIGALTFIPALALGPIAEYLQFGQVH; the protein is encoded by the coding sequence ATGATCGCTGACGTTTTTTTACCGATCGGCGGCTTGCTGCTGATACTGATGTTACTGGCGCAGCCGCTGGGCAATGTATTGGCGCGCTTGATCGAAGGAGAAAGCGGCGCGCTGCTGCAAAAATTTGAAGCGGGAGCCGCGCGTTTTTTAATGATTCATCACGGAGAAATGCATTGGCGGCAGTATGCTCTGGCGCTTCTGACCTTTAATTTGCTGGGTTTCGTTGTGCTGTTCGGCCTGTTGATGACGCAGGGATCCCTCCCCCTCAACCCGGAAAACATGCCGGGATTATCGTGGCATCTGGCGCTCAATACCGCCGTCAGTTTCGTCACCAACACCAACTGGCAGGCTTACAGCGGGGAAAATACGCTGAGTTATCTGAGTCAGATGGCGGGATTAACCGTACAGAACTTCCTCTCCGCCGCGACGGGGATCGCGGCCGCCTTCGCGTTAATCCGCGCATTTTCCCGTCACGCCGTAGATACTCTGGGGAATGCCTGGTTCGACCTGCTGCGCATTACCCTGTACATTCTGCTGCCGCTGTCTCTCTTGTTGGCGCTCTTCTTTATCAGTCAGGGAACGCTGCAAAACCTGTTGCCCTATCAACAGGTCACCACGCTGGAAGGCGCAACGCAAACTCTGCCCATGGGCCCCGTTGCGTCTCAGGAGGCCATAAAACTGCTGGGCACCAACGGCGGCGGCTTCTTCGGCGCAAACTCCGCTCATCCATTTGAAAACCCCAGCGAGCTGAGCAACATCGTGCAGATGCTGGCTATTCTGCTGATCCCCGCCGCGCTGTGTTTTGCTTTCGGCAAAGCGGTTAACGATCCCCGTCAGGGATATGCCCTGCTATCGGCCATGGTACTGATATTTATCGTGGCGGCGGCGCTGACGATGTACGCGGAACATGACGGTAATCCGCATCTGCTGGCGCTGGGAGCGGATAGCGCCGGCAACCTGGAAGGCAAAGAAACCCGCTTTGGCGTTCTGATGTCCAGCCTGTATGCCGTGACAACGACGGCGACGTCGTCCGGTGCGGTCAATGCGATGCACGACTCGTTCACCGCGCTGGGCGGCATGGCGCCGATGTGGCTGATACAAATCGGCGAAGTGGTGTTCGGCGGCGTCGGCTCCGGCCTATACGGCATGCTGCTGTTCGTTTTACTGACCGTTTTTATCGCCGGACTCATGATCGGACGCGCCCCGGAATATCTGGGGAAGAGGATCGACGTCTACGAGATGAAGATGACGGCGCTTGCCATTCTGCTGCCCCCGGCTCTGACGTTACTCGGCACGGCGTTGGCGATCGGCAGCGAAGCCGGGCGCAGCGGTATTCTTAATCCAGGGGCGCACGGCTTCAGCGAGGTGCTCTATGCCGTGTCTTCAGCCGCCAATAATAACGGCAGCGCCTTTGCCGGACTAAGCGTCAACACGCCGTTTTATAACCTACTGCTGGCAGCGGTCATGCTGCTGGGGCGTTTTGCCGTCATGATCCCGGTGCTGGCTATCGCTGGGTCGCTGGTGGTCAAAAAACGCCAGCCGGAAAACAGAGGTTCCCTATCCACCCGCGGCCCCTTGTTCATCGGCATGCTGATCGCCGTCATCTTGCTGATCGGCGCGCTGACGTTCATCCCCGCCCTGGCGCTGGGGCCGATTGCCGAATATTTACAGTTCGGCCAAGTTCACTAA